The Castanea sativa cultivar Marrone di Chiusa Pesio chromosome 11, ASM4071231v1 genome contains a region encoding:
- the LOC142615710 gene encoding phosphoglycerate kinase, chloroplastic: MASATAPTTLSLLPTTTSSSTSHTRSSLLHLSPTSSSISLRSTSLRRLGFSAADPLLSLQVASKVRSFGGKGVRGVVSMVKKSVGDLTSADLKGKKVFVRADLNVPLNDNQEITDDTRIRAAIPTIKHLIQNGAKVLLSSHLGRPKGVTPKFSLAPLVPRLSELLGIQVVKADDCIGPEVEKLVASLPDGSVLLLENVRFYKEEEKNDPEFAKKLASLADLYVNDAFGTAHRAHASTEGVTKFLKPSVAGFLLQKELDYLVGAVSSPKRPFAAIVGGSKVSSKIGVIESLLEKVDILLLGGGMIFTFYKAQGISVGSSLVEEDKLDLATTLIEKAKAKGVSLLLPTDVVIADKFAPDANSKIVPASAIPDGWMGLDIGPDSIKTFNDALETTKTVIWNGPMGVFEFDKFATGTEAVAKKLAELSGKGVTTIIGGGDSVAAVEKVGVASVMSHISTGGGASLELLEGKQLPGVLALDEATPVAV; this comes from the exons ATGGCTTCAGCCACTGCACCCACCACCCTCTCTCTCCTCCCCACCACCACTTCCTCCTCTACCTCCCACACTCGCTCTTCACTCCTCCACCTCTCACCCACTTCTTCTTCCATTTCTCTACGCTCCACAAGCCTTCGTCGCCTTGGTTTCTCAGCCGCTGACCCTCTCTTATCTCTCCAAGTGGCCTCCAAAGTCCGATCATTTGGTGGCAAAGGAGTGAGGGGCGTTGTGTCTATGGTCAAGAAGAGTGTTGGAGACTTGACTTCCGCGGACTTGAAGGGGAAGAAGGTGTTTGTGAGAGCTGACTTGAATGTGCCTCTCAATGACAACCAGGAGATCACTGATGATACAAGGATCAGGGCTGCTATACCAACTATCAAGCATTTGATTCAGAATGGGGCAAAAGTCCTTCTTTCCAGCCATTTG GGACGACCAAAGGGTGTTACTCCAAAATTTAGCCTGGCACCACTTGTACCTCGACTTTCTGAACTCCTAGGCATTCAG GTTGTAAAAGCAGATGACTGTATTGGTCCAGAGGTAGAAAAGTTGGTGGCTTCACTTCCTGATGGCAGTGTTCTTCTTCTTGAAAATGTGAGATTTTACAAGGAGGAAGAAAAGAATGATCCTGAGTTTGCAAAGAAGCTTGCATCCTTAGCAGATCTTTACGTGAATGATGCATTTGGAACTGCACATAGAGCTCATGCATCAACAGAAGGAGTTACAAAATTCTTGAAGCCATCTGTTGCAGGGTTCCTATTGCAGAAG GAACTTGACTATCTTGTTGGAGCAGTATCAAGCCCAAAGAGGCCATTTGCAGCCATTGTGGGTGGCTCAAAGGTTTCATCCAAGATTGGAGTAATTGAATCACTTCTAGAAAAGGTTGATATCCTACTTCTAGGTGGAGGAATGATCTTCACTTTTTACAAGGCACAGGGTATCTCAGTAGGTTCATCCCTGGTAGAAGAAGATAAGCTTGATCTTGCAACAACACTCATAGAGAAGGCCAAGGCAAAGGGAGTTTCTCTTTTGTTACCTACCGATGTGGTAATTGCGGACAAGTTTGCTCCTGATGCTAACAGCAAG ATTGTGCCAGCTTCTGCCATCCCTGATGGCTGGATGGGGTTGGATATTGGACCAGATTCCATTAAAACATTCAATGATGCTTTGGAAACAACTAAAACTGTCATTTGGAATGGACCAATGGGAGTGTTTGAGTTTGACAAGTTTGCAACTGGAACAGAG GCTGTTGCAAAGAAGCTAGCAGAACTTAGTGGGAAGGGAGTGACAACAATCATTGGAGGTGGAGATTCTGTTGCTGCAGTAGAGAAAGTAGGAGTTGCTTCTGTGATGAGCCACATTTCAACTGGTGGTGGTGCTAGTTTGGAACTGTTGGAAGGCAAACAGCTTCCTGGTGTCCTTGCTCTTGATGAAGCCACACCCGTTGCTGTGTAA